A region from the Thermodesulfobacteriota bacterium genome encodes:
- a CDS encoding HPr family phosphocarrier protein — protein sequence MTTPKISKMCTIKNKLGLHARAAAKFVQTACRFKCDVRLARNGEETDGKSILDILTLACLRGTEVEISAVGEDAPEAVSALEKLINDKFGEEQ from the coding sequence ATGACTACTCCCAAAATCAGTAAGATGTGTACTATCAAGAATAAACTGGGGCTCCATGCCCGGGCCGCGGCCAAATTTGTACAGACGGCCTGCCGTTTTAAATGCGATGTCCGGCTGGCCAGAAATGGTGAAGAGACAGATGGTAAAAGTATTCTGGATATATTGACACTGGCCTGTCTTAGGGGTACGGAAGTTGAGATTAGTGCTGTGGGGGAGGATGCGCCTGAGGCCGTCAGCGCCCTTGAAAAACTAATAAATGATAAGTTTGGGGAAGAACAGTGA
- a CDS encoding HD domain-containing phosphohydrolase → MVKEMPESLSFIPIPLETLIEESSPDFDIYLRQGIREGGFVLYREANLFLSHNQLVRLKNNGIGTVFIRGADRGKRLRYMAGQLRQVMERQNIPASKKAGIIYGLSKGVVENVMEDPRIENVEICKEVAAQHVALIISDEMAFQNFFKIMSYDYYTHTHSVNVCIFVTALIKVLRLCDEQTMKVLGMGALLHDVGKSRIDKAILNKRGRLTPEEFAEIKKHPELGFKIVQDSSPLPAAGAKIILNHHEKCDGSGYPRGLKGDEIDVYSKITCIVDIFDALTTNRCYKGALPGFSALEIMQNEMRDQVNQALLKELIVLIGKVSRP, encoded by the coding sequence ATGGTTAAGGAAATGCCGGAATCTTTATCTTTTATCCCTATCCCCCTCGAAACCCTTATTGAGGAAAGTTCTCCTGATTTTGATATTTATTTGCGGCAAGGTATTAGGGAGGGCGGGTTTGTACTTTATCGGGAGGCGAACCTCTTTTTATCCCATAATCAGTTGGTGCGCCTAAAAAATAACGGAATTGGTACGGTTTTTATCCGGGGCGCGGATAGAGGCAAACGGTTACGCTATATGGCCGGTCAGCTCCGGCAGGTGATGGAAAGACAGAATATACCGGCATCAAAGAAGGCCGGTATAATTTATGGCCTTAGCAAGGGCGTAGTAGAGAATGTCATGGAGGATCCGCGGATAGAGAATGTAGAGATATGCAAAGAAGTAGCTGCGCAGCATGTAGCCCTTATCATAAGCGATGAGATGGCTTTCCAGAACTTTTTTAAAATCATGTCTTACGATTATTATACTCACACTCATAGCGTGAATGTCTGCATTTTTGTAACGGCCTTAATCAAGGTCCTGAGATTGTGTGACGAACAGACTATGAAGGTGCTGGGAATGGGGGCCTTGCTGCACGATGTAGGCAAGAGCCGTATAGATAAGGCCATTCTGAACAAACGGGGGCGGCTTACTCCGGAAGAGTTCGCGGAGATTAAAAAACATCCTGAACTGGGGTTTAAAATAGTACAGGATAGCTCACCGCTGCCCGCGGCAGGCGCAAAAATTATTCTGAATCACCATGAGAAATGCGATGGTTCAGGTTATCCCCGTGGCCTGAAAGGCGACGAGATAGATGTGTATTCAAAGATAACTTGCATAGTGGATATTTTTGATGCCCTGACCACAAATCGATGTTATAAGGGTGCATTACCCGGTTTTTCAGCCCTGGAGATAATGCAAAATGAGATGAGGGATCAGGTGAATCAGGCCTTATTAAAGGAACTCATCGTTCTAATCGGCAAAGTTTCCAGGCCTTAG
- the rsmI gene encoding 16S rRNA (cytidine(1402)-2'-O)-methyltransferase produces MEPANKGVLYIVSTPIGNLEDITLRALRILKEVDIIVAEDTRWTRKLLSHYQIHVPLISCHEHNQVEKSEELVGRLRSGIKAALVTDAGTPGISDPGYYIIRVAIENGVRVIPVPGVSAVIAALSVSGLPADSFSFLGFLPRQSSRRKAVLQKLRYEKRTFVIYEAPKRLPATLRDILDEAGDRKMLLARELTKKFEELKWGMLSEVLDDLEGKDIRGEITLVFDGSREQEVFDEDTILNTIRWYQENTDLKLSGIIRKVAEELGVSKTEVYRLGLKFRKADS; encoded by the coding sequence GTGGAACCAGCTAACAAAGGCGTACTCTACATAGTTTCCACCCCCATCGGTAATCTGGAGGATATTACTCTACGGGCCCTCAGGATATTAAAGGAAGTGGACATAATTGTTGCCGAAGACACCCGGTGGACGCGCAAGCTCCTTTCCCACTATCAGATTCACGTCCCCCTTATAAGCTGTCATGAACACAATCAGGTAGAAAAAAGTGAAGAGTTGGTGGGAAGGTTGCGTTCGGGTATTAAAGCAGCTTTGGTTACGGATGCGGGCACTCCCGGAATTTCGGATCCGGGTTATTATATCATCCGTGTGGCTATAGAAAATGGGGTCAGGGTTATTCCTGTTCCCGGGGTTTCGGCAGTTATCGCCGCCTTGAGTGTTTCGGGGCTGCCTGCAGATTCTTTCTCCTTCCTGGGTTTTTTGCCGCGGCAATCGTCCAGGCGTAAAGCTGTCTTACAGAAACTTCGTTACGAGAAGAGGACCTTTGTCATTTATGAAGCGCCTAAGCGGCTACCGGCTACTCTGCGGGATATTTTAGATGAGGCAGGAGACCGTAAAATGCTCCTGGCGAGGGAATTGACCAAGAAGTTCGAAGAACTGAAATGGGGTATGCTGAGCGAGGTACTGGACGACCTGGAGGGAAAAGATATCCGGGGTGAAATCACGTTGGTATTTGACGGCTCAAGGGAGCAGGAAGTGTTTGACGAGGATACAATACTTAATACTATCAGATGGTATCAAGAGAATACGGACTTAAAACTAAGCGGTATTATCCGTAAGGTGGCTGAGGAGTTGGGCGTCTCGAAAACAGAGGTTTATCGATTGGGATTGAAATTTAGGAAAGCTGATAGCTGA
- a CDS encoding HDOD domain-containing protein has translation MDGKNDVWEIDLDDDTGNSDELDPAVFKLISEQIEQLPPFPMVINQVLSMIEDPNATLADLSRIILNDPSLTGMILKIVNSAYYGFNSKISTVSHAVSLLGFNEVKNMALSLPINDTLFAKTRSSGLSQADLWVHSVGVGICGRKIGEKVRYPVPEEAFVAGLLHDIGKTLLNDVFPDKFDQALHRAEEQQRALVDIEQELLTISHATIGFWLAQHWKLPDALTAAIQNHHQPLIAISDGNAGIRLEAIIFLADFLAKFLSLGFSGDRCLPQIGPEIVKHLAIKPEDVVSIAEAVQRDIQPTLRPFGLEIDLKSITAEDKTKMAGFFTTLD, from the coding sequence TTGGACGGCAAAAATGATGTGTGGGAGATAGACCTGGATGACGATACGGGAAACAGTGATGAACTTGATCCTGCCGTCTTTAAGCTTATCTCTGAACAGATAGAGCAATTGCCTCCATTCCCGATGGTGATTAATCAGGTCCTGTCTATGATTGAGGACCCGAATGCCACGCTTGCCGATCTGTCCAGGATTATTTTGAATGACCCGTCATTGACCGGCATGATATTGAAGATTGTAAATTCTGCTTATTATGGATTTAACAGTAAAATATCAACGGTTTCACATGCTGTAAGTCTTTTGGGGTTCAATGAGGTAAAAAATATGGCCTTGAGCCTGCCTATCAATGACACCCTTTTCGCTAAAACCAGGTCGTCTGGTCTTAGCCAGGCCGACTTATGGGTACACTCCGTAGGCGTGGGTATTTGTGGCCGTAAGATAGGGGAGAAAGTGCGCTACCCTGTCCCCGAAGAGGCTTTTGTAGCCGGTCTGCTGCACGACATTGGGAAAACCCTGTTAAATGATGTATTCCCGGATAAGTTTGACCAGGCGTTGCACAGGGCAGAGGAACAACAACGGGCGCTCGTGGATATTGAACAGGAGTTATTAACTATCTCGCATGCTACAATCGGCTTCTGGCTGGCCCAACACTGGAAGCTGCCGGATGCCTTAACCGCTGCTATCCAGAATCACCATCAACCGCTCATTGCCATATCTGATGGAAATGCCGGTATACGTCTGGAAGCCATAATTTTCCTGGCTGATTTTTTGGCTAAATTCCTTTCGCTGGGGTTTAGTGGCGATAGATGCCTCCCTCAAATAGGACCGGAAATCGTTAAACATCTGGCTATTAAACCTGAAGATGTCGTCTCTATCGCCGAGGCTGTACAGAGGGATATTCAACCCACCTTACGGCCGTTTGGCCTGGAAATCGATTTGAAGTCGATTACTGCTGAAGACAAGACAAAGATGGCCGGTTTTTTTACAACCCTGGATTAG